One genomic window of Phaenicophaeus curvirostris isolate KB17595 chromosome 21, BPBGC_Pcur_1.0, whole genome shotgun sequence includes the following:
- the SKA2 gene encoding spindle and kinetochore-associated protein 2, which produces METAVTKLETMFQKAESDLDYIRHRLEFEIMKDLPDNATVEENPLAVLESISEVKSRYKTLCMQMEKISMEQRESMKNIRAALENTMKTVQALKQQTGLESSPLSEEEQAAVQHLFGQPALMELLVEEPVCSGSTVSDSAEELRFKPLTEEMLMTVPRSIRSTVKLADLNNLYRELFNHFVVNQNSAALSISEMNRRNMKATDSRVRILKELAVVELDKQGNVKLVV; this is translated from the exons ttccaGAAGGCAGAATCTGATCTGGATTATATTCGACACAGACTGGAGTTTGAAATAATGAAAGATCTTCCTGATAATGCCACAGTAGAG GAAAATCCACTTGCTGTCTTGGAATCAATCTCAGAGGTGAAATCTCGTTACAAAACGTTATGTATGCAGATGGAAAAAATTTCCATGGAGCAGAGAGAATCCATGAAGAACATCCGTGCTGCGCTAGAGAACACGATGAAGACAGTTCAGGCATTAAAGCAACAAACTGGTCTTGAG tcCTCACCTCTGTCAGAAGAGGAACAGGCTGCGGTTCAGCACCTATTCGGCCAACCTGCTCTGATGGAGTTGCTAGTGGAAGAG ccaGTTTGTTCAGGATCCACAGTCTCTGACTCAGCTGAAG aATTACGATTCAAACCATTGACTGAGGAAATGCTTATGACTGTCCCAAGGAGTATCAGAAGTACGGTTAAATTAGCAGACTTGAACAATTTGTACAGGGAGTTGTTTAACCACTTCGTTGTAAATCAGAACAG TGCAGCATTGAGTATTTCAGAGATGAACAGGAGGAATATGAAAGCCACAGACTCAAGAGTACGGATCTTGAAAGAACTTGCTGTTGTGGAGCTTGACAAACAAGGAAATGTTAAATTAGTTGTGTAA
- the TRIM37 gene encoding E3 ubiquitin-protein ligase TRIM37 isoform X2, with translation MDEQSVESIAEVFRCFICMEKLRDARLCPHCSKLCCFSCIRRWLTEQRAQCPHCRAPLQLRELVNCRWAEEVTQQLDTLQLCNLTKHEENEKDKCENHHEKLSVFCWTCKKCICHQCALWGGMHGGHTFKPLAEIYEQHVTKVNEEVTKLRRRLMELISLVQEVERNVEAVRSAKDERVREIRNAVEMMIARLDTQLKNKLITLMGQKTSLTQETELLESLLQEVEHQLRSCSKSELISKSSEILMMFQQVHRKPMASFVTTPVPPDFTSELVPAYDSTTFVLENFSTLRQRADPVYSPPLQVSGLCWRLKVYPDGNGVVRGYYLSVFLELSAGLPETSKYEYRVEMVHQSTNDPTKNIIREFASDFEVGECWGYNRFFRLDLLANEGYLNRQNDTVILRFQVRSPTFFQKCRDQHWYIAQLEAAQTSYIQQINNLKERLAIELSRTQKSRGVSPPDTHLSPQNDDGPEARSKKSGQGTEALLENVAAPGLAQDSKEEEEEKIQHEDFNHDLSDGDLDIDLGGEDEVNHLDGSSSSASSTATSNTEENDIDEETMSGENDVEYSSNMELEEGDLMEDAAAAATPGASGTSHGYTSASGRASRRGGSALGSTASSSLLDIDPLILIHLLDLKDRNGMENLWGLQPRPPSSLLQNRASSYSLKDRDQRRHQAMWRVPPDLKMLKRLKTQMAEVRSKMSDVKNQLSEVRSSSAGSCDGQPSFFSIEQGALAACGTESCSKLQEIGMELLTKSSVTGCYIRNSASKKSNSPKPIRSGAAGSLSLRRAMDCGESNLRLKGDGQTSEGGLGCSKLSSRHHPPRPLINSSISEALPKPEERAGEGSDSDAGAAGLNGLAAVEKSRKAGALGSSSKGCRTEGTQSGGLENTSETVELQSILAEGASAGPEEGMSSDSDIECDTENEEQEDATSEGFNNAFSIQTSSEASERCSVFPDSDQVGPDDLSFVTGEDSTR, from the exons ATGGACGAGCAGAGCGTGGAG AGCATTGCTGAAGTGTTCCGATGTTTTATTTGTATGGAGAAATTGCGTGATGCACGTCTGTGTCCTCATTGCTCCAAGCTGTGCTGTTTCAGCTGTATTCGG CGTTGGCTGACTGAACAGAGAGCTCAGTGCCCTCATTGTAG AGCCCCGTTGCAGCTACGAGAGCTCGTGAACTGCCGTTGGGCAGAAGAGGTCACGCAGCAGCTCGATACACTGCAACTGTGCAATCTCACAAAGCacgaagaaaatgaaaaagacaa GTGTGAAAATCATCATGAAAAGCTCAGTGTCTTCTGCTGGACCTGTAAAAAGTGCATCTGCCACCAGTGCGCGCTTTGGGGAGGAATG cATGGAGGACATACTTTTAAGCCACTGGCAGAAATCTACGAGCAACATGTAACGAAAGTAAATGAAGAAGTGACAAAGCTTAGGAGAAGACTCATGGAATTGATCAGTTTGGTTCAAGAAGTG GAGAGGAATGTGGAGGCAGTGCGTAGTGCGAAGGATGAACGAGTTCGGGAAATCAGGAATGCAGTGGAGATGATGATTGCTCGGTTAGACACTCAGCTGAAGAATAAGCTTATAACATTAATGG GTCAAAAGACATCACTTACTCAAGAAACTGAGCTTCTGGAATCCCTGCTTCAAGAAGTAGAACATCAG TTACGGTCATGCAGTAAGAGTGAGTTGATATCCAAAAGTTCAGAGATCCTGATGATGTTCCAGCAGGTTCATCGGAAGCCTATGGCTTCATTCGTCACTACTCCTGTCCCCCCTGACTTCACAAG tgagtTGGTTCCAGCCTATGACTCAACTACGTTTGTCTTGGAAAACTTCAG TACATTGCGCCAGCGAGCAGATCCTGTTTACAGCCCACCTCTTCAAGTGTCAGGACTTTGCTGGAGGTTAAAAGTTTATCCA gaTGGAAATGGAGTAGTACGGGGCTACTACCTGTCTGTGTTCTTGGAGCTGTCAGCTGGATTGCCAGAGACATCCAA GTACGAGTACCGTGTAGAAATGGTTCACCAGTCCACCAACGATCCCACTAAAAACATAATTCGGGAATTCGCCTCCGATTTTGAAGTTGGAGAATGCTGGGGTTATAACAGGTTCTTTCGTTTAGACTTGCTAGCCAATGAGGGCTATTTAAACCGGCAAAATGACACGGTGATCCTAAG GTTCCAAGTGCGCTCACCGACCTTTTTCCAAAAGTGCCGAGATCAACACTGGTACATTGCTCAGTTGGAAGCAGCTCAGACCAGTTATATCCAACAAATAAATAACCTTAAAGAG AGGCTTGCGATTGAACTTTCACGGACTCAGAAATCACGAGGCGTTTCACCTCCAGACACTCATCTTAGTCCCCAGAATGATGATGGTCCAGAAGCAAGGTCAAAGAAATCTGGACAAGGCACTGAAGCACTACTTGAGAATGTTGCTGCTCCAGGATTAGCACAAGATagcaaggaagaggaggaagagaagatcCAGCATGAAGACTTTAAT cATGACCTCTCTGATGGTGACTTGGATATAGATCTTGGTGGAGAAGATGAGGTGAACCaccttgatggtagcagctctTCAGCTAGTTCAACAGCAACTAGTAACACTGAAGAAAACGATATTGATGAAGAAACTAT GTCTGGAGAAAATGACGTGGAATATAGCAGTAATATGGAGTTGGAAGAAGGAGATCTTATGGAggatgcagcagctgctgctactCCTGGAGCATCAG GTACCAGCCACGGCTACACCAGTGCAAGTGGAAGAGCTTCAAGGCGGGGAGGAAGCGCCCTGGGCTCGACAGCCAGTAGCAGTTTGCTAGATATAGATCCCTTAATTTTAATCCACCTGCTGGATCTAAAAGACAGAAATGGTATGGAAAACCTTTGGGGCCTTCAGCCACGTCCGccttcttctcttctgcagaataGAG CATCATCCTATTCTCTAAAAGATCGAGATCAGCGGAGACACCAGGCAATGTGGCGTGTGCCACCTGACTTGAAGATGCTGAAAAGACTTAAAACTCAGATGGCTGAAGTTCGAAGCAAAATGTCTGATGTGAAAAACCAACTATCAGAAGTGAGAAGCAGCAGCGCAGGCTCATGTGATGGACAGCCCAGCTTCTTCTCCATTGAGCAAGGCGCTTTAGCTGCCTGCGGAACGGAAAGCTGCAGCAAGCTCCAAGAAATAGGAATGGAACTACTGACAAAGTCTTCAGTTACTGGTTGTTACATAAGAAATT ctgCAAGCAAGAAAAGTAACTCTCCCAAGCCTATTCGCTCTGGAGCAGCAGGTAGTCTGTCTCTTCGAAGAGCTATGGACTGTGGGGAGAGTAATCTTCGTTTAAAGGGAGATGGTCAAACTTCTGAAG GTGGCCTAGGATGCTCAAAGTTGAGCAGTCGGCATCACCCTCCCAGGCCCCTCATtaacagcagcatttctgaGGCACTGCCTAAGCCAGAGGAAAGAGCTGGTGAAGGTTCAGATTCTGATGCCGGAGCTGCTGGCTTAAATGGCTTAGCTGCTgtagagaagagcagaaaagctGGTGCTCTAGG ATCCAGTTCTAAAGGATGTCGTACGGAAGGAACACAGTCAGGTGGTCTGGAAAACACCTCTGAAACTGTTGAACTGCAGAGTATACTTGCTGAAGGTGCTTCTGCAGGGCCAGAAGAAG GAATGAGCAGCGACAGTGACATCGAATGTGACACAGAAAACGAAGAGCAGGAGGATGCCACCTCAGAGGGATTTAACAACGCCTTCTCGATCCAGACCTCAAGCGAAG cctCAGAGCGGTGCTCAGTGTTCCCAGATAGTGATCAAGTTGGTCCCGATGACCTCAGTTTCGTTACTGGAGAAGACAGCACCAG GTAG
- the TRIM37 gene encoding E3 ubiquitin-protein ligase TRIM37 isoform X1, which produces MDEQSVESIAEVFRCFICMEKLRDARLCPHCSKLCCFSCIRRWLTEQRAQCPHCRAPLQLRELVNCRWAEEVTQQLDTLQLCNLTKHEENEKDKCENHHEKLSVFCWTCKKCICHQCALWGGMHGGHTFKPLAEIYEQHVTKVNEEVTKLRRRLMELISLVQEVERNVEAVRSAKDERVREIRNAVEMMIARLDTQLKNKLITLMGQKTSLTQETELLESLLQEVEHQLRSCSKSELISKSSEILMMFQQVHRKPMASFVTTPVPPDFTSELVPAYDSTTFVLENFSTLRQRADPVYSPPLQVSGLCWRLKVYPDGNGVVRGYYLSVFLELSAGLPETSKYEYRVEMVHQSTNDPTKNIIREFASDFEVGECWGYNRFFRLDLLANEGYLNRQNDTVILRFQVRSPTFFQKCRDQHWYIAQLEAAQTSYIQQINNLKERLAIELSRTQKSRGVSPPDTHLSPQNDDGPEARSKKSGQGTEALLENVAAPGLAQDSKEEEEEKIQHEDFNHDLSDGDLDIDLGGEDEVNHLDGSSSSASSTATSNTEENDIDEETMSGENDVEYSSNMELEEGDLMEDAAAAATPGASGTSHGYTSASGRASRRGGSALGSTASSSLLDIDPLILIHLLDLKDRNGMENLWGLQPRPPSSLLQNRASSYSLKDRDQRRHQAMWRVPPDLKMLKRLKTQMAEVRSKMSDVKNQLSEVRSSSAGSCDGQPSFFSIEQGALAACGTESCSKLQEIGMELLTKSSVTGCYIRNSASKKSNSPKPIRSGAAGSLSLRRAMDCGESNLRLKGDGQTSEGGLGCSKLSSRHHPPRPLINSSISEALPKPEERAGEGSDSDAGAAGLNGLAAVEKSRKAGALGSSSKGCRTEGTQSGGLENTSETVELQSILAEGASAGPEEGMSSDSDIECDTENEEQEDATSEGFNNAFSIQTSSEASERCSVFPDSDQVGPDDLSFVTGEDSTSR; this is translated from the exons ATGGACGAGCAGAGCGTGGAG AGCATTGCTGAAGTGTTCCGATGTTTTATTTGTATGGAGAAATTGCGTGATGCACGTCTGTGTCCTCATTGCTCCAAGCTGTGCTGTTTCAGCTGTATTCGG CGTTGGCTGACTGAACAGAGAGCTCAGTGCCCTCATTGTAG AGCCCCGTTGCAGCTACGAGAGCTCGTGAACTGCCGTTGGGCAGAAGAGGTCACGCAGCAGCTCGATACACTGCAACTGTGCAATCTCACAAAGCacgaagaaaatgaaaaagacaa GTGTGAAAATCATCATGAAAAGCTCAGTGTCTTCTGCTGGACCTGTAAAAAGTGCATCTGCCACCAGTGCGCGCTTTGGGGAGGAATG cATGGAGGACATACTTTTAAGCCACTGGCAGAAATCTACGAGCAACATGTAACGAAAGTAAATGAAGAAGTGACAAAGCTTAGGAGAAGACTCATGGAATTGATCAGTTTGGTTCAAGAAGTG GAGAGGAATGTGGAGGCAGTGCGTAGTGCGAAGGATGAACGAGTTCGGGAAATCAGGAATGCAGTGGAGATGATGATTGCTCGGTTAGACACTCAGCTGAAGAATAAGCTTATAACATTAATGG GTCAAAAGACATCACTTACTCAAGAAACTGAGCTTCTGGAATCCCTGCTTCAAGAAGTAGAACATCAG TTACGGTCATGCAGTAAGAGTGAGTTGATATCCAAAAGTTCAGAGATCCTGATGATGTTCCAGCAGGTTCATCGGAAGCCTATGGCTTCATTCGTCACTACTCCTGTCCCCCCTGACTTCACAAG tgagtTGGTTCCAGCCTATGACTCAACTACGTTTGTCTTGGAAAACTTCAG TACATTGCGCCAGCGAGCAGATCCTGTTTACAGCCCACCTCTTCAAGTGTCAGGACTTTGCTGGAGGTTAAAAGTTTATCCA gaTGGAAATGGAGTAGTACGGGGCTACTACCTGTCTGTGTTCTTGGAGCTGTCAGCTGGATTGCCAGAGACATCCAA GTACGAGTACCGTGTAGAAATGGTTCACCAGTCCACCAACGATCCCACTAAAAACATAATTCGGGAATTCGCCTCCGATTTTGAAGTTGGAGAATGCTGGGGTTATAACAGGTTCTTTCGTTTAGACTTGCTAGCCAATGAGGGCTATTTAAACCGGCAAAATGACACGGTGATCCTAAG GTTCCAAGTGCGCTCACCGACCTTTTTCCAAAAGTGCCGAGATCAACACTGGTACATTGCTCAGTTGGAAGCAGCTCAGACCAGTTATATCCAACAAATAAATAACCTTAAAGAG AGGCTTGCGATTGAACTTTCACGGACTCAGAAATCACGAGGCGTTTCACCTCCAGACACTCATCTTAGTCCCCAGAATGATGATGGTCCAGAAGCAAGGTCAAAGAAATCTGGACAAGGCACTGAAGCACTACTTGAGAATGTTGCTGCTCCAGGATTAGCACAAGATagcaaggaagaggaggaagagaagatcCAGCATGAAGACTTTAAT cATGACCTCTCTGATGGTGACTTGGATATAGATCTTGGTGGAGAAGATGAGGTGAACCaccttgatggtagcagctctTCAGCTAGTTCAACAGCAACTAGTAACACTGAAGAAAACGATATTGATGAAGAAACTAT GTCTGGAGAAAATGACGTGGAATATAGCAGTAATATGGAGTTGGAAGAAGGAGATCTTATGGAggatgcagcagctgctgctactCCTGGAGCATCAG GTACCAGCCACGGCTACACCAGTGCAAGTGGAAGAGCTTCAAGGCGGGGAGGAAGCGCCCTGGGCTCGACAGCCAGTAGCAGTTTGCTAGATATAGATCCCTTAATTTTAATCCACCTGCTGGATCTAAAAGACAGAAATGGTATGGAAAACCTTTGGGGCCTTCAGCCACGTCCGccttcttctcttctgcagaataGAG CATCATCCTATTCTCTAAAAGATCGAGATCAGCGGAGACACCAGGCAATGTGGCGTGTGCCACCTGACTTGAAGATGCTGAAAAGACTTAAAACTCAGATGGCTGAAGTTCGAAGCAAAATGTCTGATGTGAAAAACCAACTATCAGAAGTGAGAAGCAGCAGCGCAGGCTCATGTGATGGACAGCCCAGCTTCTTCTCCATTGAGCAAGGCGCTTTAGCTGCCTGCGGAACGGAAAGCTGCAGCAAGCTCCAAGAAATAGGAATGGAACTACTGACAAAGTCTTCAGTTACTGGTTGTTACATAAGAAATT ctgCAAGCAAGAAAAGTAACTCTCCCAAGCCTATTCGCTCTGGAGCAGCAGGTAGTCTGTCTCTTCGAAGAGCTATGGACTGTGGGGAGAGTAATCTTCGTTTAAAGGGAGATGGTCAAACTTCTGAAG GTGGCCTAGGATGCTCAAAGTTGAGCAGTCGGCATCACCCTCCCAGGCCCCTCATtaacagcagcatttctgaGGCACTGCCTAAGCCAGAGGAAAGAGCTGGTGAAGGTTCAGATTCTGATGCCGGAGCTGCTGGCTTAAATGGCTTAGCTGCTgtagagaagagcagaaaagctGGTGCTCTAGG ATCCAGTTCTAAAGGATGTCGTACGGAAGGAACACAGTCAGGTGGTCTGGAAAACACCTCTGAAACTGTTGAACTGCAGAGTATACTTGCTGAAGGTGCTTCTGCAGGGCCAGAAGAAG GAATGAGCAGCGACAGTGACATCGAATGTGACACAGAAAACGAAGAGCAGGAGGATGCCACCTCAGAGGGATTTAACAACGCCTTCTCGATCCAGACCTCAAGCGAAG cctCAGAGCGGTGCTCAGTGTTCCCAGATAGTGATCAAGTTGGTCCCGATGACCTCAGTTTCGTTACTGGAGAAGACAGCACCAG CAGGTAG